The Mercurialis annua linkage group LG8, ddMerAnnu1.2, whole genome shotgun sequence genome window below encodes:
- the LOC126660573 gene encoding uncharacterized protein LOC126660573 yields MALSNSRAEGVLLPGVPERVLLGYQPLQRQHPQNEEDATEAYFCDPGHLGCLERVLNSEKEKKRSETARANRMSEPAGAGSGPVRHTGGSRSALKHMDVMERELGRKPSATELYTRLHCTKADKKPVDKRAQDMTDAITERLAAATQPQTGEGSSSSPAAVDETQVFLDIEGINKKKRVYGLGSASSRYAGPSSRVQRVSSSRTSQQADEEVERRVQAGIQEGLRLAREQQAANMAQMIREEIARMIPNLPAEYRPQRPPTPPNDDDTPAL; encoded by the exons ATGGCGCTTTCTAACAGCCGAGCAGAGGGAGTTCTACTTCCAGGAGTTCCAG AAAGAGTTCTGTTGGGATA CCAACCGCTACAAAGACAACATCCACAGAATGAGGAGGACGCAACAGAAGCATATTTCTGTGACCCAGGACATCTGGGATGCTTGGAACGCGTTCTGAACTCAGAGAAAGAGAAGAAAAGGTCAGAAACCGCCCGAGCaaatcggatgagcgagccaGCGGGCGCCGGTTCTGGACCTGTCCGCCATACTGGTGGATCTCGCTCTGCTCTGAAGCATATGGATGTGatg gAAAGGGAGCTTGGCCGGAAACCGAGTGCGACGGAGTTGTACACTCGCCTTCACTGCACGAAGGCTGACAAGAAGCCGGTCGACAAACGGGCTCAGGATATGACT gACGCCATCACTGAGAGACTTGCTGCTGCGACACAGCCTCAGACCGGAGAGGGTAGCTCCTCGAGCCCAGCTGCAGTGGACGAGACCCAGGTGTTTCTAGACATCGAGGGCATCAACAAGAAGAAACGCGTGTACGGGTTGGGTTCTGCGAGCAGCAGGTACGCCGGGCCAAGCAGCAGGGTGCAGCGAGTCAGCTCTTCTAGGACGTCGCAGCAGGCAGacgaggaggtcgagcgccgtGTGCAGGCCGGCATTCAGGAGGGTCTGCGACTGGCTCGGGAACAGCAGGCTGCGAACATGGCCCAGATGATACGCGAGGAGATTGCCAGGATGATTCCTAACCTTCCGGCAGAGTATCGGCCACAGCGCCCACCTACCCCACCAAACGATGACGACACACCAGCTTTGTAG